Proteins encoded together in one Deltaproteobacteria bacterium window:
- a CDS encoding CocE/NonD family hydrolase, producing MRVVTAFPSPVREIEHCWIPLRDGCRLAARIWLPAGAEVAPVPAILEYIPYRKRDLTRARDEPMHGYFAGHGYAAVRVDVRGSGDSDGVLLDEYHEQELEDGEEVIRWIASQPWCTGAVGMMGKSWGGFNALQIAARRPEALRAVIAVCGSDDRYADDAHYMGGCLLNENLTWGSVLLTLSALPPDPLIVGDAWRASWLARLTRGVFFPEVWLRHQGRDAYWQRGSVCEDFQRIACPVYAIGGWADAYTNAIPRLLAGLRSPRKGLVGPWSHNYPHNGVPGPAIGFLQEARRWWDHWLKGIDTGIMNEPPYRVWMQESVPPRSSYGVRPGRWVAEPSWPSPRITTRRYALNPGGLGETSGPETRLPWRSAAALGLAAGEWCSDGGEGDAPGDQREDDAGSLTFDSEPLAERLEILGAPVVALELTVDRPAAFVVARLSEVFPDGSSTRVTHGCLNLTHRSSHEYPEPLEPGRRYTVRLPLRDIAHAFAPGHRLRLALSTTYWPTLWPSPEPVTLAVFAGAGHLELPVRPPAAEDDRLRPFEDPEGAPLPAYSELRPARSSRTIDRNTATGEVTYTIATEDGGFGAAGPARLHAIDLEVGHTMRRCYRSRPDDPLAARSEVADEITLRRGEWSVRVATETSLTATGATFELAGKLEAHAGEALVLSRRWHRRIPRHGV from the coding sequence GTGAGGGTGGTGACCGCGTTTCCCAGCCCGGTCCGCGAGATCGAGCACTGCTGGATCCCGCTCCGCGACGGCTGCCGGCTCGCGGCCCGCATCTGGCTTCCCGCCGGGGCGGAGGTCGCGCCGGTGCCGGCGATCCTCGAGTACATCCCGTACCGCAAGCGGGACCTGACGCGCGCGCGCGATGAACCGATGCATGGCTACTTCGCCGGGCACGGCTACGCGGCCGTGCGCGTCGACGTGCGCGGCTCGGGCGACTCGGACGGTGTCCTCCTCGACGAGTACCACGAGCAGGAGCTCGAGGACGGCGAGGAGGTCATCCGGTGGATCGCGTCCCAGCCGTGGTGCACGGGCGCGGTCGGGATGATGGGCAAGTCGTGGGGCGGCTTCAACGCGCTGCAGATCGCCGCCCGCCGGCCCGAGGCGCTCCGCGCGGTCATCGCCGTCTGCGGTTCGGACGACCGCTACGCGGACGACGCCCACTACATGGGCGGCTGCCTCCTGAACGAGAATCTGACGTGGGGTTCTGTGCTGCTGACCCTGAGCGCGTTGCCCCCGGATCCGTTGATCGTCGGCGACGCCTGGCGCGCAAGCTGGCTGGCGCGGCTCACGCGCGGTGTGTTCTTCCCCGAGGTGTGGCTCCGGCATCAGGGCCGTGACGCCTACTGGCAGCGCGGCTCGGTGTGCGAGGATTTCCAGCGGATCGCGTGCCCCGTCTACGCGATCGGCGGGTGGGCGGATGCCTACACGAACGCGATTCCCCGTCTCCTGGCGGGGCTGCGCTCGCCGCGGAAGGGTCTCGTCGGACCGTGGAGCCACAACTACCCGCACAACGGCGTACCCGGACCGGCGATCGGCTTCCTCCAGGAGGCGCGGCGATGGTGGGATCACTGGCTCAAGGGCATCGACACCGGGATCATGAACGAGCCGCCGTATCGGGTGTGGATGCAGGAGAGTGTGCCGCCGCGCTCGTCCTACGGCGTGCGCCCTGGGCGGTGGGTGGCGGAGCCCTCGTGGCCGTCGCCGCGGATCACCACGAGACGTTACGCGCTCAACCCTGGCGGGCTCGGTGAGACGAGCGGTCCGGAGACGCGACTCCCGTGGCGATCGGCCGCAGCGCTGGGGCTCGCGGCGGGTGAGTGGTGCAGCGACGGCGGCGAGGGTGACGCGCCGGGCGATCAGCGCGAGGACGACGCCGGCTCCCTCACCTTCGATTCCGAGCCGCTCGCCGAGCGGCTCGAGATCCTGGGCGCTCCCGTCGTCGCCCTCGAGCTCACCGTCGATCGACCCGCGGCCTTCGTCGTGGCGCGGCTGAGCGAGGTCTTTCCCGACGGGTCGTCGACCCGCGTGACGCATGGCTGTCTCAACCTCACCCATCGGTCGAGCCACGAGTACCCCGAGCCGCTCGAGCCAGGCCGCCGATATACCGTGCGACTCCCGCTTCGCGACATCGCCCACGCGTTCGCGCCGGGCCATCGGCTGCGCCTCGCTCTCTCCACGACCTACTGGCCGACCCTCTGGCCGTCCCCCGAGCCGGTCACGCTTGCCGTGTTCGCCGGGGCAGGCCATCTCGAGCTGCCCGTCCGGCCGCCCGCAGCGGAGGACGATCGGCTGAGACCCTTCGAGGATCCAGAAGGTGCGCCGCTCCCGGCCTACAGCGAGCTGCGGCCGGCGCGCTCGTCCCGGACCATCGACCGGAACACCGCGACCGGCGAGGTCACGTACACGATCGCGACCGAGGACGGGGGCTTCGGCGCCGCTGGGCCTGCTCGCCTCCACGCGATCGACCTGGAGGTCGGGCACACGATGCGCCGCTGCTACCGGAGCCGCCCCGACGACCCGCTGGCCGCGCGGTCGGAGGTCGCGGACGAGATCACGCTTCGCCGCGGCGAGTGGAGCGTGCGTGTGGCGACCGAGACCAGCCTCACCGCAACGGGCGCCACCTTCGAGCTCGCAGGGAAGCTCGAGGCCCACGCAGGGGAGGCGCTCGTACTGTCGCGGCGCTGGCACCGGCGTATCCCGCGCCACGGCGTGTAG
- a CDS encoding redoxin domain-containing protein — MAVNVGEVAPDFELPSHHGKGKKVRLSDFRGKKNVLIAFYPLAWTPV, encoded by the coding sequence ATGGCGGTCAACGTGGGCGAGGTCGCGCCGGACTTCGAGCTGCCCAGCCACCACGGCAAGGGCAAGAAGGTCCGGCTCTCGGATTTCCGCGGGAAGAAGAACGTGCTCATCGCCTTCTACCCGCTCGCCTGGACCCCCGTCTGA
- a CDS encoding redoxin domain-containing protein, giving the protein MPSYEADLGRFERADTHVLGISVDSVPCNAAWAKSLGGISYDLLSDFEPKGEVARRYGVYRPEGYAERALFVVDKQGKVIYKDIHKIDEQPDNEEIFKALRKAA; this is encoded by the coding sequence ATGCCCTCCTACGAGGCGGACCTCGGCCGCTTCGAGAGGGCGGATACCCACGTGCTGGGTATTTCGGTCGACTCGGTTCCCTGCAATGCCGCGTGGGCGAAGAGCCTCGGTGGCATCTCGTACGACCTCCTCTCGGACTTCGAGCCGAAGGGCGAGGTCGCGCGCCGCTACGGGGTTTACCGCCCGGAAGGCTACGCCGAGCGGGCGCTCTTCGTCGTCGATAAGCAGGGAAAGGTGATCTACAAGGACATCCACAAGATCGACGAGCAGCCCGACAACGAGGAGATCTTCAAGGCGCTGCGCAAAGCCGCCTGA